From the Pediococcus acidilactici genome, the window GCCGGAATTTGCCTCCATTGACGTTTCCTTTATTTCTCTAAAACTAATTTTGCCAGTCCTTAAACAGATTATTAAAACGGGTGGGTCAGTAGTTAGTTTGATTAAACCCCAGTTTGAAGCTGGACGAGAGAAAGTTGGCAAACACGGCATTGTTCGGGACCGGAAAGTTCACGAAGAAGTGCTTGAGAACGTTTTGGCAATGGCTAATGCAGAAGGATTTGATGTGCGAGGGCTCGATTATTCTCCAATTAAGGGTGGCGAAGGCAACATTGAATTTTTGGCATGGTTGTCTAGTGCGGATGCAGAACTAGGCAGTATTAGTTCGCAAGTCAACATTAAAGAAGTACTCGACCGAGCATATTCCAATTTAAATTCGTAGGTGAGATAATGCGTAAAAATCAACGACACGCCCTCATTAAACAAATTATCAATAATCATCAGGTTGGGCGACAGGAAGATATTGTCCGAATTCTCCAAGAACAGGGGATTCAAGTTACACAAGCGACCATTTCGCGTGACATTAAAGAATTGCAATTAGTTAAGGTTGCTACGGTAGATGGGCGACTCCGCTATGCTTTACCCAAAACGGATAGCTCACAAATTGAGCAACGTTTTTTTAACTTATTAGCAACCGCCTTAATTACCATTAGGGTGCAAGACCAACTAGTATACATAGATTTAAAACCGGGGAACGGGCCAAGTGTGGCCGCAACCTTAAAACAGGTTAACTATAGCTTTGTATTTGCCGTGATTGCCGATGATGACGGAGTGTTGGTGGTTTGCAAAGATAATGCGCGCGCTGTGCAATTAAGAAAAAGAATCACCAAAGCGATTGCGTATACCTAGGAGAGATAAAAATGTTATTGGAATTATCAATTAAGGATTTTGCAATTATCGAGAAATTAGATGCCAGTTTTCGACAAGGGATGACCGTGTTAACCGGGGAGACTGGTGCCGGAAAATCGATCATTATTGACGCCGTAGGTTTGCTTGCGGGTGGTCGTGGGTCGGTTGATTTCGTGCGCACGGGTGCTGACAAAGCGGTTTTACAAGGTGTATTTGACATTGCGGAAATTGCCAATACTAAAACTGTTCTAGAAGAGTTAGGCATCGAACCAACGAATGATTTAGTGATTACTCGGGAATTGCATAAAACGGGCCGTAGCGTTTGCCGGGTGAACGGTACCATTGTCAATTTGAATAGTTTAAAAAAGGTTGGGCAAACTTTAATTGATATCCATGGTCAAAATGAACATCAGGAATTGATGGACAGCGATAAACATTTAAGCCTGCTAGAACAATTTGACTATGCTACGATTGCAGATACTAAGCAACGGTATCAACGGGCATTTAAGGAATACACTAAGCTAAACCGGCGTTTAAACCAAAGTCTCAAAAATGAGCACGAATGGAATCAACGGGTGGATATGTTACAATTCCAAGTTGATGAGATTAAGGCTGCAAACCTTTCTGAAGGAGAAGACGAGGAGCTGGAAAAGCGGCGGGATCAATTGGTTAATTTTCAAAGCATTTCAGACGCACTGGCAACTAGTTTTCAAGTTTTAGAAAGCGAAGAGGGTGTTTCTGCAACCGATCAAATTGGTAATGTAATGCAAGAAATGCAAGGAATTGCGGACTACGATGAAGAATACGAACAAATTGCCGACGAAGTGCAAAATGCGTATTATTCATTAGAGGACGTGACTAATCGGGTCCGTTCGGCAATTGATTCGATGGAATGGAACCCTGCCGAACTAGACGAAGTTGAACAACGTTTAGAAACGATTCGCCAATTAAAAAAGAAGTACGGAAATTCAATTGCTGAAATCCTCAACTACTTAGCCGGAATCGAAAAAGAGCTGGCAGAAATGACGGGAGCGGGCCAAAACCTGGATGACTTAGCTGCTGAAGTAGACCGGCGCTTCCAAGAAACTAAGCAATTAGGTACGCAGCTAACTAATTTGCGGCAACAGATGGCTTTAAAGCTGGAGCAGGCGGTGCGGGAACAATTAGCGGGCCTATATATGGAGAAAACTCAATTTAAGGTGCAATTTAATTCTAAAAACACGCCCGAACTAGATGGACTGGATGACGTTGAATTTTTAATTCAGCCGAATCCAGGTGAAGACTTAAAACCATTAGCTAAAATTGCTTCTGGTGGAGAGCTATCCCGAATTATGCTAGCCCTGAAAACAATCTTTGCACGTAACGAAGGGGTTACCAGCATTATTTTTGACGAAGTTGATACGGGAGTTAGCGGACGAGTTGCTCAAGCAATTGCAGATAAAATTCATGAGATTTCAAACCATTCGCAAGTGTTATGTATTTCCCATTTACCGCAGGTTGCTGCACGGGCGGATTATCAATTGCACGTGGCTAAAAAAGTGGTTAAGGGGCGTACCATGACCAATTTGACGGTGTTAGACGACGAAGGCCGGGTCAACGAAATTGCCAAGATGTTGGCAGGAGTAGATTTGACCGAATTGAGTTTAGAACATGCTCGAGAACTCCTTCAAATGGAACATGCACACAACCCTAATAACTAAAAAGCAAATTGGACAGAAGTTGGATAGTTTGTGGGCATTGACGAAAAATCGGTCATTGTGCCCATATTTAATATAACGTGATAATCCCTTTATGGTTGTTAGATGAAATATAATAGTTCATCTGATAATCATGAAGGGATTTTTGAATGTCTAGGTTTAAATATACTGCATTAGAAAAATTAAATTTTATAGCGGACGACAATCGTGGGCATCGCAAACCAACTGCAGAATTAATCGAAACAGATAAATTAAAGCCCGAATTTTTTAATCAATTTAACGTTAAACGAAGTATGTCGCGTTCTGGGACTACATAAGGCAATGCTTCGCTGGAGCGCTGGTGGAATGAATTTAAACTGCGTGGGATGGACCGCTATGGAATACCTAAAAACTTACCAAGGGCTAATTAAATTAGTTAAAAGTGAAACGGAATATTATAATCATCAGGATCGATCAACAAAAAGAAACGGCCTCACTCTAGAAAAATCCTGGAATGAAGCCGTTTAGTAAGCTACCTAATTTTATAATTATTTCATCTGGCAACCTGACAGGGCCTAGCACATAATGGTCGATTTGGGGTTATGCGGAATAAACTAACTTTTGGCGTACATTTTAGCTCTATTAAAGCTAACAACTAAAGTAATTTTTCAAAAAAATTTTTATTCCTAAGAAGGGCTTTTTAGCTGGTTCTTAAGTCTGTTTGAATAGGTTCAGCGCGGTGAATGATTTGGTGTTTAAAGAATCTATATCAAGGCAATGCTTCGAATTTCCGCGTCTTCTAAAGTTTGAGTGGTATTTGAATTTTGATCTTGAATGCAGAGCCGTCCCGAACGGTTGAGAAGTAAATGTCCGCGTAATTCGACCACTCGAGAAGCCGTTAAATTGATTTGCATTTGGACGGGAACTTGATTTTGGATAGCAAACGCAATCGTATCGTTAATCTGGGTTAAGGACATCGATTGATCAACAATGTTAAGTCCGCGGTCTTCGGGAACCACGAATAAATTTTCATAAGTATTGCGAATTGCGGCGAGCGAAAAGTTAAATAGTTTAAGCGGACTTAGTTTACGAGTTTCCATAATTGCCTCCATCGAACATTTGTTTGTGTTTTTATTATACGAACAAACGTTCAGATTTGCAAGTGCTTTTAAATGAAGTCGTCCCCAAACGCAATTACTTTGCTTTTAGAAGCGGAATTTAGTTGAAAAATAAGTAAAAAAAGTGCAAAATAGTAATTACATACATATATTTGAGGGAGTTTGGAAATGGCGAAAAGAGGAATGTTGATTGTTCTTTCGGGACCTTCCGGTGTGGGTAAGGGAACGGTTAGAAAAGCAATCTTTGATCAAGGTGGAAATGATTTCCAATATTCAGTGTCAATGACCACTAGAAAACCTCGTGAAGGCGAGGTAAACGGAGTAGATTATTACTTCGTGTCTAAGGCTGAATTTGAGAAAAACATCGAAGAAGGTCAAATGCTAGAGTATGCCAAATATGTTGACAATTACTATGGTACCCCGTTAAAATATATCAACCAGACTTTAGATTCTGGTCGCGACGTTTTTCTAGAAATCGAAGTTAACGGAGCTCGTCAAGTCCGCGAAAAAATGCCAGATGGCGTCTTTTTATTTTTAACACCGCCTGATTTAATGGAGTTAAAGCAACGAATTATTAATCGGGGAACGGAAGATATTGAGACGATTAATAAACGGATGGCTAAGGCAGTTGACGAAATTAAGACGATGCATGATTATGATTACGCAATTGTCAATGATAAGGTCGAAAATGCCGTTGAATCAATTAAAAACATCATTAAGGGAGAACATTTACGTGTTTCGCGCGTATATCCTGAATACCAAGAAATGTTAGGAGAGTTGTAAGATGATTTTATATCCTTCAGTTGATAAATTGCTTGAACGGGTTGATTCTCGTTATTCATTAATTATGTTAGCAAGCAAGCGGGCACACCAATTAGATGAGGGTGCACCAGAATTACTTGACCACTATAGTTCACATAAAAACGTTGGGAAGGCCCTCGAAGAAATTGTTGCGGGCGACGTAGTTATTGACCCTAACGAAAAAGATCTATAATAGTTAGTAGTTAAATTAGGTGGAGACCATATTGAGAATTCACCAAACAATACTAAAAGTAAAGCGAGGCTAGGAAAAATCTGAATTGATTTTTTCTAGCTTTTTTACGTAATTAACGTCCCGTTATTTTGGATAGGATTAGGGACCGAGGACTGGTAGAATATAAGACTAGGAAGGTGTTTGCCAATGAAAATATTATTTGTGATTACCGGTGGAATTGCCGAATATAAGGTGGTTGAAGCGGTTCGGTATCAGGTGAAGGCTGGTAATGCGGTAAAAGTTGTAATGACTAAAATGGCTGAAGAATTTGTCACTCCATTGACGTTTGCAACGTTAACTAATGAACCAGTCTACGACGACTTTAAATCCCATTTGGGAAAGCCGGTTGCGCACGTTGCCTTAGCCGATTGGGCAGATCAAATTGTGGTAGCTCCCGCTACTGCAAACTTCATTGCAAAGATGGCACTCGGAATCGCAGATGACTTTGCATCCACGGTAGTGTTAGCTTCGGCGGCTAAGAAGAAAGTATTGCCAGCAATGAATGTTAATATGTGGGAAAATCCAGCAGTGCAACGTAATTTGGCGCAACTTAAGGCGGATGGCGTAGAAATTTTAGAACCAGCCGTGGGTGAATTGGCGGAAGGCTACGCAGGCAAAGGACGTTTCCCAGCAGCAGAAGTAGTTAACCAATTTATCAGTCAACCAGCTACCAGTCGCCAGTTAGTGGGCTATAAAGTAGTGGTTACTGCGGGAGGAACTCGTGAAGCCATTGATCCGGTACGCTACATTGGCAACCGTTCGTCGGGAAAAATGGGCTTTGTATTAGCTCAACAGGCCGCTGCAGCCGGCGCCACGGTAACCTTGATTACTGGGCCGACTAATTTAAAACTTGCTAACGATACGCAAATTAAAAGAATTGATATTGAGGACGTTAACAGCCTTAAAGCGGCTTTAGAACAAGAAATCCAAACGGCAGACGTGTTGATTATGGCAGCCGCGGTCTCTGATTACCGGGTTGCAAAGGTTAGCACACATAAGCTGAAAAAGAAGGATTTTAAAAACGGCTTGCAGCTTGAACTGGTAGAAAATCCTGATATCTTAGCCACGTTGTCCCGGCCGGCACAATTAAAATACGTGGTAGGATTTGCAGCCGAGACAGATGATTTGTTGAAAAACGCTACCCAAAAAATGCAACGAAAGGGCTTAGATATGGTGGTGGCTAACGACGTTGGTGATCCCGAAATTGGGTTTAACGTCGATGATAATGCCGTGACGATCTTACGACCAGGGCAAGCAAGCAAGACGATCGCTAAACAATCTAAAACAATGATTGCTAAGTCGATCTTAGAAATGGTTAGTCAAGAATTGAAGTAAAGGGGATTAGGGAATGACAAAAAAATTTGATGTCATCGTCAACGTACCGGCGCTGCAAACGAATACGCCATTTACTTACCAAGCAGCCGCAGCAATTGAAAATGACATTAAAGTCGGCTCCCGCGTGATCGTTC encodes:
- a CDS encoding DNA-binding protein, which produces MRKNQRHALIKQIINNHQVGRQEDIVRILQEQGIQVTQATISRDIKELQLVKVATVDGRLRYALPKTDSSQIEQRFFNLLATALITIRVQDQLVYIDLKPGNGPSVAATLKQVNYSFVFAVIADDDGVLVVCKDNARAVQLRKRITKAIAYT
- the recN gene encoding DNA repair protein RecN → MLLELSIKDFAIIEKLDASFRQGMTVLTGETGAGKSIIIDAVGLLAGGRGSVDFVRTGADKAVLQGVFDIAEIANTKTVLEELGIEPTNDLVITRELHKTGRSVCRVNGTIVNLNSLKKVGQTLIDIHGQNEHQELMDSDKHLSLLEQFDYATIADTKQRYQRAFKEYTKLNRRLNQSLKNEHEWNQRVDMLQFQVDEIKAANLSEGEDEELEKRRDQLVNFQSISDALATSFQVLESEEGVSATDQIGNVMQEMQGIADYDEEYEQIADEVQNAYYSLEDVTNRVRSAIDSMEWNPAELDEVEQRLETIRQLKKKYGNSIAEILNYLAGIEKELAEMTGAGQNLDDLAAEVDRRFQETKQLGTQLTNLRQQMALKLEQAVREQLAGLYMEKTQFKVQFNSKNTPELDGLDDVEFLIQPNPGEDLKPLAKIASGGELSRIMLALKTIFARNEGVTSIIFDEVDTGVSGRVAQAIADKIHEISNHSQVLCISHLPQVAARADYQLHVAKKVVKGRTMTNLTVLDDEGRVNEIAKMLAGVDLTELSLEHARELLQMEHAHNPNN
- a CDS encoding heme d1 biosynthesis radical SAM protein NirJ2 → METRKLSPLKLFNFSLAAIRNTYENLFVVPEDRGLNIVDQSMSLTQINDTIAFAIQNQVPVQMQINLTASRVVELRGHLLLNRSGRLCIQDQNSNTTQTLEDAEIRSIALI
- the gmk gene encoding guanylate kinase — translated: MAKRGMLIVLSGPSGVGKGTVRKAIFDQGGNDFQYSVSMTTRKPREGEVNGVDYYFVSKAEFEKNIEEGQMLEYAKYVDNYYGTPLKYINQTLDSGRDVFLEIEVNGARQVREKMPDGVFLFLTPPDLMELKQRIINRGTEDIETINKRMAKAVDEIKTMHDYDYAIVNDKVENAVESIKNIIKGEHLRVSRVYPEYQEMLGEL
- the rpoZ gene encoding DNA-directed RNA polymerase subunit omega, giving the protein MILYPSVDKLLERVDSRYSLIMLASKRAHQLDEGAPELLDHYSSHKNVGKALEEIVAGDVVIDPNEKDL
- the coaBC gene encoding bifunctional phosphopantothenoylcysteine decarboxylase/phosphopantothenate--cysteine ligase CoaBC, giving the protein MKILFVITGGIAEYKVVEAVRYQVKAGNAVKVVMTKMAEEFVTPLTFATLTNEPVYDDFKSHLGKPVAHVALADWADQIVVAPATANFIAKMALGIADDFASTVVLASAAKKKVLPAMNVNMWENPAVQRNLAQLKADGVEILEPAVGELAEGYAGKGRFPAAEVVNQFISQPATSRQLVGYKVVVTAGGTREAIDPVRYIGNRSSGKMGFVLAQQAAAAGATVTLITGPTNLKLANDTQIKRIDIEDVNSLKAALEQEIQTADVLIMAAAVSDYRVAKVSTHKLKKKDFKNGLQLELVENPDILATLSRPAQLKYVVGFAAETDDLLKNATQKMQRKGLDMVVANDVGDPEIGFNVDDNAVTILRPGQASKTIAKQSKTMIAKSILEMVSQELK